Below is a window of Andrena cerasifolii isolate SP2316 chromosome 5, iyAndCera1_principal, whole genome shotgun sequence DNA.
TCGACGATGAATCTTCGCCTGGGTGCATGCCCGAGCTTAAACGACCGGAGCTTCGTCGCACGCGAGACTGAGCTTAATTCACGGGTTCATTAATGGCCAGGTTATCGTAATTGACCCTGTCGCCACGTCGCTAATCAGCGTCGCGTACTCCGGCTACGTTACCGACCGAGGGGAGTTGCAGGGGCCCCGAAAGATGTAGAAGATCGGGCCCGAAAATGTAGAAGTCGAGGCAACAGCGACTTATCTACAATCGAACGCTGTTGATCAACTAGTTTCAGATCAACTCGCATCGGGGAGGCATCGAAAGCCGGAGACGATAGGATTACTAAAAGAAACGTAGCCCGATTAGGTTGACAGTGCGCTTACTAGGCCAGTTTACGGAACAAGTTCaggatttattaatgaaaactgACGCGCGGTAATACTGACGCCGAGTGCTGAAACCGGTTACCCATTTCTGTGTCATGATGCACTTCAGCGCAGTGAATCGCGGATGTCGTTACTGATTCGGAATTCAGGGCTCGTCGCGACGCGCGAAACGCTCGAATGTAGGCCGCAGAGCGCTATGCACAAAACAATTCAAAATAGTCGCAACATTTACGCACATCCCAGTTATAATCGTCGCGCCTACTCGGCCGAGACGGGAGTTACAAACGCGAGTCAGATCACTGCCATTGATCCAGCTCGCCGAGTACTTGTCTGGAAAAGTAAAAGTCGCACAGGGAGCAGGCGGAGCGACTCGTGCTGCACCGATATCGTTGTTAATTAGAGGAGGTCTGGCAGTGCACCCACCAGTACATGGCTGCGAACAGGGTCGTAGGTAATTGACCCGCGAAAGTTGTCTTCTCACGTCGGCTCGTTACAGAAGCGTTTTCACTGTCACCTTCTCCCGCTGATAGCGGCGGTCTACCGCGGGGGATCAATTTATCGCGCGCAATCAACTACCAGCAGCGAGGAAGCCTATCGAGGAGAAAGCACCGCTGGCTCTTTGTATTTCACTAACGTTACGCTACTATTATTATATTACAGGCAGTATGTACATACGAGACTCGTGTACCTCCACGTTCGCTTAGAATAAATTAGTAAAGGGAGCTAATCATGCGTCAACAGTCATCCACGCCGGcgtccctcttcctcctcttcttctcgtAGCACTCCACAGCTCTCTGCAGCTGCTCGAGGTACTCCTGGATCGCTTCTTCCCGCGAAACCTCCCACGAGGCAGATCTGCCCAGGGACCTCTTCTGCACGAGGGCGGTGAGCATCAGAGTGACCACCGGTAGTGTCATCCCCAGCAGGAACGTCGGCGTCATGATGTTCTTCAAGCCGTGCTTCTTGAAGCCCCGGTACAACTCCGCCCAGATGCCTCCGCCAGCTTCCTCTTGGTACTTGCCTAGCTTCCCGTACAGATGAGGCTTGATCTTGCCTGTTTTGGCGATGTAGTTGTAGTAGTAAGGGTCGTAGGACTGCGCGTACAGCTGGGAGTAGTAGACGTCCTTAGGGGGCGGAGGGTGGTCCGCGTCGGGGAACCAGGCGCTGGCGTCTTCGTACGGGACGGGAGGGTTGCTGATGGCCGGCGGGCCGCGGTGGAAACCTGGGGGTTTCGTGTAGATCACCTCCACTGGCGGCTTCTGCTTGAAGGGAACTGGGGACACCCGTCATGGGATTACGGAGTGTTTCTACAAAGTTGTAAGCTATTTCGGGGGTAGTCGCGGGACAGAGGAGTTACGTCTAGTCCAGGGGTGGGGATAATAACCACGGAGGCCccctaaaaatgaaaatttgcggATGGCAGAATCTtgaaaaattgttcgatttttaccaaagatttagctgttttcggtctgtaaaattaattttttacactattatctgtgtatatgtgcgataaaaaggccaaaaaaaaaattgagtacCACTTCAAACACACCTTAATatacaggcaaaacgccagacagtataaacgtatagtttttgttaaataaattcccgaagatggcatTGAAAAaggggcagttacactagagtaccccctttaaggggttatgcctacctgtaaggagtgaaaacacaagtattttcgggatttttttctcaaggtggcgtaaccccttaaggggaggttccggtctagagcccatcaaaataggtgatttttaggaattaattaaaggaaaactactatatataatttaatggaactttttgcattgtattaaggatgctttaaattatagaaatatattttttgttttataattaatcattgcagaccgcactggggagtcattaaagtcgaggcgtcaaaaaattcatccaaatcggtgggacctgtatcttcaaaagttattatccgattcgactgaaactttttttattttgaagaatatacttctagctagggggggAACCAGAAATACATgctacccatgcatttgccgctactcaaatgcctataactttggtagttttacgaatttcaaaacatcctttaaacatatattcctaaaaggttgaacattcgaaaaatgaaataaaaaaaaatcgatttttataccggaacctccccttaaggaccTAGAAGGCCACAAGTTTTCCACCCCTGGTCTAGCCTATTCCCACGGTCTAGGTACCCAATCCTTTCGACAGCAATACAATTACCCTAACAACAGAAATTCTATAATCTCCATAACCATCTAACCAGCGCAACTTTTAAATACCCCTATTTCATAACTCCATCGCCGACCATCGCgcttaattaaaagaagattGGTAATCCCCAGCAGGATACCTACAGCACCTCCTTGTTGTCTCACCTGGAGCAGGCCCATTGTAGAACACCGGCCCCCCCCTGGACTGAGCCAAGGGAAACGGCTTGCCGCGTATCCTTCTCACGCGATGATGCCATCCGGGAGGATAGAAGACGTCGTTCCTCGGCTGAAGCCCGCCGACGTACGGCACCTGTTGCTGCAACAACTGCTGCTGCGCCAGAGGAGCAGCCAAAGCAGTCACCTGTGGATTCACCGGCAGTCCGTAAACCTGCTCGCTCGCCTGCTGCCTCTGATCAACGGGGAAAGCCTGTCGCTGTTGCATAAGTTGCGCCGTTAAGTGCTGATTGACTGGGGACGACAGAGCCAGGGATTGCTGGCTGAGCTGCGGCGCGGGCTGCTGCGTTAATTGCTGCAGATTAGCGACCGATACCATATGCTGGCTGGGCTGGTCCCGAACGAGGTCGTTCCGCGGAGGCTCTCTGCTCTGCAGGTAACTGTCCAAGGAGTAACGAGACTCCTCCGGCGTCTTCGAGTTCAGAAACGTGCTCAACGCGGATTCCGCTGGGCTGATAGCGATGGGCTCGGAGCTACTGGCGGACAAGTGCCGAGCAACTTGGGCAGGCTTGCTTCGTTGAACGACGAGAGGACTCGAGGGGCGTGCCATTTCCTCCTCGTTCATCGAATTGCTTCTTGGCTTTAGCTCCTGGGAAACGTTTCTCCCGGATAGTGGATGAAGCTTCTGGAGGTCTACCGCCCCGTTGGTCACGTTCGCTGCGGTCGCTTCTTGCCTTGCGGTTCTTTCAGAGAGCCGCGACTCCTCGGCAGTGTACTCGGTGTTCTCCGTCAAAGGACTGCCCTCGAAGTTCAATTGAGCGTTCGCCAAGCCTGCCACGAGCACGAGGAACACCGTGGTCGGGTTCATGGTCCTGGAAGCAACGAGAAACGTAATGGTCCCTATTATTACCCTGGTGCACATGGAGTAGGTATGATCCTCTGCTGCTTAGATCGCAGAAGAAGAAAAACCAGGGAGGAAACGAAGATAGCCTTCGAAGGAGATCAATGCCGAAGCTGTAGCCACGCtaattacaattttcagtttgcCTTGGTAATTAGAACGACTAAGGAGAGCCGCTGCGAAGCGTTCTCTCGCGCCGTTCTACTTACACCGCAACTGACCAGGAAGAAGTATCTACACGGAAACTATCGTAGGACCACCAACGACCATCGATACGTGCCTGGAATAACCCTCGACGAATTCGTTTCTCCAATTATCACTCGCGTAAACCCCGTTTTTTAATAGCCTGCTCGTGTTCGGTCAAACAAGGTATAGCCATTCTCGTTTTGGAGATCAAGCCAAGCTTTGCAGATATTAATATACGATGTTCTTCGGGGTACACCCTGTGGATTGAATTCATGGAACTTCATGCATAATGTaaggaaaaaccgaaattgtgAACGTAATAGGGCGACGAAATAGACACGTGGCTGTAACCTCGATGCATTCATGAATCTCGCAGCGCCGGTTAAAGACCCCCGTAACACTTTCTTCGGTCAAGGCGAACGCAGCTAACGCGAAAACGCCTTCGTTGATCGTTTCCTGACGAGAAACACCTTTTCCTCTATAATACAATGCGTAATCATCCACACGCTTGTTTTTGCTCTGCCttctacagtggcggacgaaagaaagtttacaccttTTAAAAACgattaacttttttagaattggtgcgAACAACtttagttgttttttttttagatgctagaaggattagtttgctaagtgacgtgtttcgtcgttttgaaaaaaattgtaattggtcgGGATAgcgtaaaaaatagtaaaggtcgttttttaaattgctgatttcgggaattccgcgattttcgactttattctgcgatctttaagcgtttgtagctcagagcaacgttagaGAAGTTTAcgagaaattttcagcatgtatacaacttacttgaacctgcaaacgggatttttgaattttcgttacagactcagaaaaaagtttaagaaacgacctttactatgttttttcgctattccgaccaattgcaattttttccaaaacgacgagacacgtcacttagcaaactaatccttctagcttctaaaaagaaCTAAAGGCGTTTGCACCAATTCTAAAATAGTTATGCGATTTTTAaaggtgtaaactttctttcgtccgccactgaatattcataaaaattgaTTGTGATCACAAGAATTCAATACTAAGCCCCGATGTACCACGCGCACTCAGAATTCAATCTTGGTgggagttgaacggataaaaatatttttttattattattatttacttaaaCGGGAGTAGCCCTTGGTATACAAATTGTACAGTAACAAGTAAATATCTGAGgtaatatctagataaaaaatttcGTCGGTGCAACAGCTCTCGGTTAATCGGTGGGAGTAATTTTATTCTCAGTGATCTGAAAGGACGCTAATGACTTATTAAAGAAGTCTAATACAGAACTATATTTCTTCGCTAAGTTTAACTCTTACTGCAAAATCAATAAAGTTCACTAGATGAttacaaaaatttctttaaagaataaaatccagttttcctttcttcttgcaaagctcttgaattacttcagccgAGTTTAACGCACGtgagtaaatgtatttaatttcaaattcaataaaattcactaggtgattataaaaatttattttcaagaataaaatccaggtttcttttctttttcacggATGGAGATTTTACCCTACAAAGTATTTCCTCCTCGACTTGAACGCCTCCAACAGTATACCGTTCGAAAGCTCAACCACCCCGGCAGTAACTTCGTGAATCTTTCATACCTGCTCCGGGGAATTGCAAATAAATCTAggcgaataaaaatttgcatcagGGTTTCGCCAGACAAAGCGACGCTAgaattataaatgaaaacagtGGACGCTAAATCTGCCGACTGGTGCGATGCTCTCATGCGTATAAAGCTGCTGTATAAACCAGAGCGCTGAAGAGATGCTGTAGGTGAAAAATGGGGATAGACGGATGATCCCGGGGAAAAGCGTGATACGCGGAAGAAAAAGTCGTCCAGAGAGAGTGGTTCCGTTTAAAAGTCAGCCCACGTGCTCTGTGCTCTTCGAAGAGAGTTCAGGGTCGCCTGTGACACATTCTTTTTCGAACTTAGGACCGAAAGTTCTGCGCAAAGCGCTGCCGAGAACCGAACGAGGCCACCCGATGAAATCGATCGAAGAATTCTAACGATTTATTCCTGAGAATGGTACGCAAAAGGAACGGCACCTACGCGTTCACCATTTGTCGATGTCCATCACAGTTCCCGAGATAAAAGACTAGCCACGGTAAAAGCTTCGCCGATCCTTGCCCGTGTGACCGAGACTTTCTAAAAACCGTTAATCCATTATGAATTCAGCGATCGGCCGAAATCCGCAAAAAGACGCCTCGATCATTCTCTGGCGTGCAGAACCGGCTGTTGACACCGTTCGTGGGTACCTTTCCTCAGATTTCAGGAGCAGACCGTGAAGAAGAGATCGAGACCACTCTTTTGCATCAGACTACGGATCCTCTGCGAACTGTCTGTAGAAACGCGAGGGGAGGAAAGTAGGCGATAGTTAGTCGAACAACACCATGGCCCGTTGCGGTAATTAATCGACGAATGCTGGAGTAACAACGAAACAGCACTGACGCGCAGATTTAATTACCATTGCCTGCACAACTCGACGAGGAATTCTCTGTGAAAGATTCTCCGAGGTGTTCTACTAATTCGAGGATGAAGCTCACCAGGAATCCGCCGATACATCGCGTGCGGCGTTAAATAACAGCTGAAGTAATCTAGCGATTTTATTCGAAGGAAAAAAAAGACAATTCTATTAATTACTATGGAACAGTAGTTGAACGAGTGTTCGTGGGATTTCTACTCACGTTTCGATGAATACCGTCCAGGTCGATCGAGCACCGACGTTCAACCACCGATTCGGCTGCTTCCACTTGGTCGCGGTTCAATTACGGTTCAACATTTACGAGTGGATTGGTATATGCTCGATGCGGCGAACGGCGCGCGTTGAGAGGGACCGTCCATCGGCCCGAATGGAACCAGGAATACTGAAGATTCACGGGGTGATGGGAAAGGCATTCGCTTCGACTGCTCCCTACCTTGCTCGAGTGGCTGGAGCCGGTTCCGCGGCGCGTTTTCGTCTCACCTGTACGAAATCTATCCCCTCGATCGCTTCGACGCCTCCGTGGGACCTCTACGATCTACAATTACGGCGTCGATCCTTCTGGCCCGACGAGCGATCGGGCACTAAAGGAAAGGTGACGCGCGGCCATTTGAAAATAAACAGGGCCCCGATGTTCCACGCATCGGCCGTCAACACCGCAGGTATACGGGCCACCCACTATTCGCTGCACCAGAAATGTATTTCACTGAGGATCAAAGGGCTGATCCTGGAGAACTGGAGGCGCCAGGAATAAAGCTGGGGATCCACCTGGATgataagctaagctatgctaagttttaaaaaaattaactccaatacatccttatggaaccgtttctacCAAAAGCTAAGTtcagctgtgctatgttttttcgGAAgctaacttacaagggaagatcccgaagccgaaaattccaaaaattcgggaactttgtgaatatgtaagggatttccttctgattacaacgcaattttttttttgctgcccaaattcactcgaaaggggagaaattaacccctgaaaaaccACCTTCGCTACACAGTGCATACTCTCGTTTCAACTCCCCTTTTCTTAAACGTATCGCggaaaaatatttcgcagtgataTCAAAATGCTAGCAAAATTTGCGGATGAAAAACGTCCAAGAGAAAGGCTCTTGGTCGCGATATGAAGCAGCGAAGTTTAACTCGCTTCCATTACCCCCAATGTCAGTAACGAGGCCTTAGATAATGGCATCGCGGACGCATCGACGCGCCTCGTTATTGAAACAACCGGAGAAAGCCGGCAAAAATATCGATCGCCTCTTGCAGAACTCTGTCCAGAAAAATCACTCTTTCCGCGGCCGTGAACGAGTCACTCAAGCTTCAAATGACTATGCATCCTAGAAGCGGAGGAAGCAGGGGCGCGGGGGGAGGACGTGGGGAAGCTCGCGTACGCCAATTACGTCGAAATTAATAAGTCGAATCCGATGCGCCATTTTCGTTCGGGCAATTCTCAGCCGCCACTCCGAGCCACCCACGGAGCATTATCTATCTTCGGACACATCAATTTGTTATTCCCATTAAATTGATAAGACACCGGTGCCCTTCGACGTCGCAGCGTTGCGCAGGATGAAGCGCCTCGCTCGCGACAGGATTAAAAAGACCGCGCGGCGCGGCCGTCCACTTTCGAAGAAGATCCGATAATTACACGGATATGTGGGTCACCTAGTCGCAGCGCCGATCTTCCGTAGATCGGACGCATTACAGCCACGATAACTGTGGTCATCGAGCGATTCCTACCCGGCGAGACGAGAGTGAACCGAACGGTAGTTTAAGCATTTTGTTTCCACTGCCTTTCCAACCATCCGCCTCGGTGACATTGTTTAACAAGCCGATCCCTACCTCCTCGGACCCGCAACGACGGGTACGAGGACTTATACGAGGCACCGATAAACTCGACTTGAAAGAAATTTAGAAACAAGTGGCACGGATCCAGAATATCGAGAGCGTTGTAAAAGCGCGCAGCGAATAGCATCTGCTTTACAAGAGGACGCAAAAGTCAAGGTCTTCTGAGGTCGAGGAAAATCGTCGAGGGTATTCCTGTCTTCTGGTGTTTCTCGATCTGCTTCATTTCCATGAGTCATGTGACTCTTACATAGCGTACGATTATGCTAATGGTGCCGTATAAATCGCGCCTCGGAGAGATCAGATTACCGCAGCAGACTGGCTGCTCATCTGGAAATCTGTGGCGATACAATTTCTATTGAGAGGCGAGGGCGATGCGCTTTACTATAAATATAAAACAGACTTCCTTTCCTGTGACTGTTGACCACCGCGTGCCCCAAGTTTTCGTTGACTCAAAATTTCTTCCACTGTTCCTGAATGTTAATGCATCGACGTCTGGCGAAGGACTCCGGAGGATCGGTTGGCGGTGTCGTTGGAAAAACGAATACCCGATGGAAGATGAAGACAATAGGGAGGGGTGATCGGTGTTCTCCTCCTCGGCCACTCGATGGCATCAGCCGTGCAGGCGAGCCTCCGTAGCGAACGTTATATAATTGTGGCAGATTACTGCCGCCGTTGCTCACATCCATGCTGCCGCACTCTGGCCTGTGTGCTGGCTGACGCTCTCAGTGGACATTCGGCCACGGAACGACCTGGGCGTCGCACGGCGATGATGGAAACCCAGCGAGCAAACGCACCGTCCAACGCGATCACGTGGAAACGCCTCAAGGATATACTCCTCGACCTGCACCTCAACTCGGATCGCATCTTTTACCGGTAAGTGTAAGCGCGGCGAGCACTTCCTGTCGCCTCTCGAGGAATCTTCCTAGTCAGGAGCACCGTGCCAGGGATTCGAGCGCTCTTATAAACGATGGTTGCTAAAATAAAGGGAACTGTTAATTTGTGAGACCAGTTGCGTTCGTCAAGTGGTCGTCTGATCCCCTTTCTAAGGGCTTTTCATTGAAGAATGATAGCTCTAAAGACCACTGCTGGGCGCATCGTTCTTCTACAGACGATCCTGAGACCGTTCGCCGGGCTTTTTTCTTCTAGAGCGAGGAGTTGTTCCGGTGCAAATGGcctggagaggaaaaaatagatcgGATGTCAGCGAATTAAACGCGACCGCGTCCTTCTGTCGGAACTACGCTATGTAGACAGAGTGCCGGCGTTTCCGCGGCGCTCCTGCATTCCGCATTGTCACCGGAACGTCCCCGCCGGGTCTGGGTTGAATAACAGATTCCCTCCAGCGAATTGGCATTGAAATATACGCCCGTTAATGATAGTCTCGCGCGGAGAACATAATTGTCGGGGTACGAACTTCGACGTGGCTGTAATTTTGCAACGATGAGCTTCTAGAGTAGCAAGAAACCTTCCACGTGACATTCTCGCCGTCTGCCAATTCTGTCTCAGGTTCCGAGCCACACACTGGTTCTTTGAATCGTCCGCGACTGCATCTTATAAAGAGGATTCAAATATTTTGATCCGCGCTTTGTACCAGTGCTAAACGTGAATGAAAGCCTAACACTGGACTGACACGTGACGTCGGGTCGACGGCGTGAACTTATGCATGTACGAGCGCGGTATCAGATAAATTTGATCTTCAGCCGCGACGACGAATCGATCGGCTGTCGCGTGCCTCTGTGCGCGGTAGAATGCCAGCGAAAGGAAGAAAGCGTAATAGGTCTAGTTGAGGATAACGACGCTGCTGCCCGTTCAATTTCGGGGCTTGAACTTTGCTCCGTTTAATCCACTTAAGGTGAGATCACCGCGGCCCTCTTAATTAGCTGAATGAAGAATGCTCCTTTCGTTCCACGAATTATGACTGGCCTACATAAGGCCGCCAGTTCAGGCGCCAACCCCCCCCCGCGTCCTCTTATTACTTCATTCAGGGACCGTTGCCCTTTGCATTACCCAATTATATCGACGAATCTTTCTCCTAATTGAACGTTTTCGTCCTCGAGACAAGGAAGACGAACTCCCAAGGCTTAGCCATTCACTGCTTGGTCATCCTGCACACGCTTATACCCAGGCCCGGCTcgtcctatttttttaaaataaatgaaatattgcAAGTTGTACTATAACTGTTTTAAGATACGAATAAAAATCCAGAGCAAGGTCATCGGAAAGCTCGATTAAATGtagatattataaataaagggcgcaatttggcaAATTCGCCTGAGGCGCAAATCCTTCAATCATTCATacttaattaaaattcaatagACTAACTCCTGAATCTCTAGCAGCAGCTCCTCGTAAAATTCGCTCGATTTCAGTCGCGATGTCTCGCGCTTCGTCTGACGCTGCGCTCAGCACACTTCTTGCCTGCACAGGAAGCTTCCCTGACGCAGCGTCGCAGGAAACGACGAGCAGTGCTCATGTTTCGCCTGTTCAGCTTGGAAAGTGATCCTCTTCGATCACTTCGAGAGCAGAGCTTTGGGTGATTTATTTAACAGCGTGGGCTGTACACCATTCCTTCTTCCTCAGTATTGGCCTGAACATCGGGAAGAGGCCCTGGCTATGGCTGCTGGTGTCCATCTGCATCAACTGTGTCTGCGCACCCGGGATCCTCTTCTGGCGAGAAGAGCTGGACGACGTGCAGATGTTCGTGCCCGACGGCTCCGCGCTGCGCGTGGACGCAGCCTGGGTGAGGAGCCACTTCCACGACGACTTCCGGTACGAGAGCATCATCGTCACTGCCCCCAACGTGTTGGAGCCGGAGGTGCTGCGCTCGGTACATAGGCGATCATGACTTATACGAGTATCTGCGAAGGTTCTTTTCCACTTTCACGCATGGCCCTTTAAGAGATTCGTGCTGAACAGACTCTGCTTGCACACGTACACCAGGTCCCATCCAGTCGAGCCTTACATTCTCTTCCTTCCTAGATCAGCAAGATCGAGCAAACAGTGAAGACCGTGATGGTGAACAACAATACCTGGGAGGACGTCTGCGCTGGGTAAAATCGCCATATCCCTTGAAACTAACTTGTTGCCCCTATTGAGGATGTTGCAGGATGACGCCTCTGTGTCTGCAGGTACTTGACGTGGTTCACGAAGGACGACACCACGGACCTCTTCAGGGAACTGGAGCTCTCCGAGGACATCCTGCTGCAGCTGAATAGCACGGTGCTGAAGAATGGGTGTATATACCAGTCGATCGTGCAGCTCTGGGAAAGTGGCTTGTCGAAGGACGTTCGGAATCTGACGAAGAAGGAGGTGCTGGAGGACGTGAACAGAGCAGCAAGGCATAAGTGAGTCCCTGGCGAGAAACTCCGGTATCCGTTCGTTCTTCTCACCCATCTGGAATAATCAAATCTGTAGGATCGACGGAATTGGCGCTCTGCTGGATATTGGGCCGCTGCTCTCGGGCGTCGTCTACGACAAGAAGGGTCGCATCCGTGGCGCGAAAGCGACGATCCTGAATTGGATGCTAAAGAAATCGAACCCGAGCGCGGCAGATTGGGAGCTGGAGTTCATAAATAGTGTCCTCCACGCGAACACCACGCTCCCGCCGGGAATGAAGGTTTACGCGATCGCCACGCGCAGCTTCCTAGACACCCTCCACCAAATACTGAACAGCAATCTGACAGTGCTGTGCTGCGGATTGTCGTTGATCGCGGTTTACCTGATGACAATGATCGGTAAATGTAACGCGCTGGAGCAACGAATTTATTTGTCAGTAATGGGTGTCTCTGTGGTTGGCCAGGCAATCTTGTCCTCATACGGGATCTGCTACTACTTGGGGTACTCTTACGGGCCGATACATTCCATTCTACCGTTTCTGTTGCTCGGTATAGGCGTCGATAACATGTTCGTGATCATGCAGAGCCTCGCGAACTTGTCGGAGACCGACCAGGCTCTGGAGATCCCCGTTCGCATCGCGAAAGCGTTCCAACAAGCGGGTACGACGCTGGTGGCTTCTTCAGGGCGTCGACATCGAAATTGTTACATATAATGGACTGTGTATTTCGATTTCG
It encodes the following:
- the LOC143369027 gene encoding uncharacterized protein LOC143369027; this encodes MNPTTVFLVLVAGLANAQLNFEGSPLTENTEYTAEESRLSERTARQEATAANVTNGAVDLQKLHPLSGRNVSQELKPRSNSMNEEEMARPSSPLVVQRSKPAQVARHLSASSSEPIAISPAESALSTFLNSKTPEESRYSLDSYLQSREPPRNDLVRDQPSQHMVSVANLQQLTQQPAPQLSQQSLALSSPVNQHLTAQLMQQRQAFPVDQRQQASEQVYGLPVNPQVTALAAPLAQQQLLQQQVPYVGGLQPRNDVFYPPGWHHRVRRIRGKPFPLAQSRGGPVFYNGPAPVPFKQKPPVEVIYTKPPGFHRGPPAISNPPVPYEDASAWFPDADHPPPPKDVYYSQLYAQSYDPYYYNYIAKTGKIKPHLYGKLGKYQEEAGGGIWAELYRGFKKHGLKNIMTPTFLLGMTLPVVTLMLTALVQKRSLGRSASWEVSREEAIQEYLEQLQRAVECYEKKRRKRDAGVDDC